One window of the Wenzhouxiangella sp. XN24 genome contains the following:
- a CDS encoding DEAD/DEAH box helicase family protein, translating to MNEAETRAELIDPALRGAGWGVVEASRVRREELITLGRLQGAGKRAKQDIADYVLMYRGQKLAVIEAKKRSLPVTEGLAQAKRYAERLQARFAYATNGDGIYRVDMQTGSEGPVEAYPSPEVLWAETFGERDDEHNTWRERFGVVPFEDKGGFWQARYYQHNAINQALEAIAAGRDRILLTLATGTGKTAIAFQISWKLFHSRWSLAARALGQPGRQPRILFLADRNILANQAFNDFSAFPEDALVRIDPETIRKKGRVPKNGNIFFTIFQTFMTGRDAEGNPAPNFGDYPPDFFDFIIIDECHRGGANDESNWRGIMEYFQPAVQLGLTATPKRKHNADTYGYFGEPVYIYSLKEGINDGYLTPFKVRQVATTLDDYVYTADDQIIEGEIEEGRRYTEDDFNRVIEIKEREHYRVKLFMEQIDQREKTLVFCATQEHALAVRDLINQLKTSTDPHYCERVTANDGKEGERFLKQFQDNEKTIPTILTTSQKLSTGVDARNVRNIVLMRPVKTMIEFKQIIGRGTRLFDGKDYFTIYDFVKAYEHFNDEEWDGEPLPPEPCETCGNQPCTCPKGDPQPCSVCDQLPCVCEKEPPKPCEVCGEWPCICEKRRKVKIKLADGKERTIQHMSASSFWSPDGTPISAAQFIQRLFGDLPELFRDEDELRALWGRPDTRKKLLEGLEEKGYGIEQLKEVGKLIEAENSDLYDVLAYIAFNMAPVTRAERVDAHKNRIFQGRDYRQQEFLSFVLGHYVAQGVSELDTDKLPQLIELKYQSLVDAVRELGPVGQIREVFEGFQQYLY from the coding sequence ATGAACGAAGCCGAAACCCGCGCTGAACTCATCGATCCGGCCCTGAGGGGCGCGGGTTGGGGCGTAGTGGAGGCCAGCCGGGTACGGCGCGAGGAGCTGATTACTCTGGGCCGGCTGCAGGGCGCCGGCAAACGAGCCAAGCAGGACATCGCCGATTACGTGCTGATGTATCGCGGCCAGAAGCTCGCCGTGATCGAGGCCAAGAAGCGCAGCCTGCCCGTGACCGAAGGACTGGCCCAGGCCAAGCGGTATGCCGAGCGCCTGCAGGCCCGGTTCGCCTACGCCACCAATGGTGATGGCATCTACCGGGTGGATATGCAGACCGGCTCAGAGGGTCCCGTCGAAGCTTATCCATCGCCTGAGGTCCTGTGGGCCGAGACCTTCGGCGAGAGGGATGACGAGCACAACACCTGGCGCGAGCGCTTCGGCGTCGTTCCCTTCGAGGACAAGGGCGGGTTCTGGCAGGCGCGCTATTACCAGCACAACGCCATCAATCAAGCCCTGGAGGCCATCGCCGCAGGGCGAGATCGCATCCTCCTGACGTTGGCCACCGGCACCGGCAAGACGGCAATCGCTTTCCAGATCTCATGGAAGCTGTTCCATTCCCGCTGGAGCCTGGCGGCACGAGCATTGGGACAGCCTGGACGTCAGCCTCGAATCCTGTTCTTGGCTGACCGGAATATCCTCGCCAACCAGGCCTTCAATGACTTCTCGGCCTTCCCCGAGGATGCCCTAGTACGGATCGACCCGGAGACCATCCGCAAGAAGGGACGCGTGCCAAAGAACGGCAATATCTTCTTTACGATCTTCCAGACCTTCATGACCGGACGGGACGCAGAGGGCAACCCAGCGCCAAACTTCGGTGACTATCCGCCGGACTTCTTCGATTTCATCATCATTGATGAATGCCACCGGGGTGGAGCCAACGATGAAAGCAACTGGCGTGGCATCATGGAGTACTTCCAGCCCGCCGTTCAGCTGGGCCTGACCGCCACCCCCAAGCGGAAGCACAATGCCGACACCTACGGCTACTTCGGTGAGCCGGTCTACATCTACTCCTTGAAGGAAGGCATCAACGACGGCTACCTGACACCGTTCAAGGTCCGCCAAGTCGCCACGACCCTGGATGACTACGTCTACACGGCTGATGACCAGATCATCGAGGGCGAGATCGAAGAGGGCCGGCGCTACACGGAAGATGACTTCAATCGCGTCATCGAGATCAAGGAGCGCGAGCACTACCGAGTGAAGCTGTTCATGGAGCAGATCGACCAGCGCGAGAAGACGCTCGTGTTCTGCGCCACCCAGGAACACGCATTAGCAGTCCGTGACCTCATCAATCAGCTCAAGACCAGCACCGACCCGCATTACTGTGAGCGGGTCACCGCGAACGATGGCAAGGAAGGCGAGCGTTTCCTGAAGCAGTTCCAGGACAACGAAAAGACCATCCCGACGATCCTCACCACCTCGCAGAAGCTGTCCACAGGTGTGGACGCGCGTAATGTCCGGAACATCGTCCTGATGCGTCCCGTGAAAACCATGATCGAGTTCAAGCAGATCATCGGCCGGGGTACCCGTCTCTTTGATGGCAAGGACTACTTCACGATCTACGACTTCGTGAAGGCCTACGAGCACTTCAACGACGAAGAATGGGACGGCGAGCCCCTGCCGCCCGAGCCTTGTGAGACATGCGGCAACCAGCCTTGCACTTGTCCCAAGGGAGATCCTCAGCCGTGCTCCGTATGTGATCAGCTGCCTTGTGTCTGCGAGAAGGAGCCGCCAAAGCCGTGTGAAGTCTGTGGCGAGTGGCCCTGCATCTGTGAGAAGCGCCGCAAGGTGAAGATCAAGCTGGCCGATGGCAAGGAACGCACCATCCAGCACATGAGCGCGTCGAGCTTCTGGAGCCCGGACGGGACACCCATCTCGGCGGCCCAATTCATCCAGCGGCTGTTTGGTGACCTGCCTGAACTATTCAGGGACGAGGACGAATTACGCGCCTTGTGGGGCCGGCCCGACACCCGCAAGAAGTTGCTGGAAGGGCTGGAAGAAAAGGGCTACGGCATCGAGCAGCTGAAAGAGGTGGGCAAGTTGATCGAGGCGGAGAACAGCGACCTATATGACGTGCTGGCCTACATCGCTTTCAACATGGCGCCGGTGACGCGGGCGGAGAGAGTAGACGCGCACAAGAATCGAATCTTCCAGGGGCGTGACTACCGGCAACAGGAGTTCCTCAGCTTCGTGTTGGGCCATTACGTGGCGCAGGGTGTTAGTGAACTGGACACCGATAAGCTACCGCAGCTGATCGAACTCAAGTATCAGAGCCTGGTGGACGCCGTGCGGGAGTTGGGGCCTGTCGGGCAGATTCGAGAGGTCTTTGAAGGGTTTCAGCAGTACTTATATTGA